A genome region from Myripristis murdjan chromosome 16, fMyrMur1.1, whole genome shotgun sequence includes the following:
- the LOC115373808 gene encoding free fatty acid receptor 2-like produces the protein MQECHTALCLSVYIIAFVTGFPANILAFYTFSKKVRQKSTPIDILLLNLTISDLLFLLFLPFKMQEVLNNMMWEMPYALCPLSGFIFYMTIYNSTFFLTAVSVERYLGVAFPIQHSLKRRPIYAVAASIFCWIFCFLHLSIVFIIPLIGPESTENFTNATHDLGGNVCYENFTEAQLNVLLPVRLELCLVLFCIPFLICSFCYINFIRILSKLRHIGRRRRLRAIGLAVGTLLVFAVCFGPYNVSHIVGFITWKSPDWRDKALLCSTFNACLDPFIFYFSSSAVRGTVGSVMEGVKRRLNRCLPCHTLWSFRGGINKTAEDKGHKQQEINAI, from the exons ATGCAAGAGTGCCACACCGCGTTATGCCTGTCAGTCTACATCATCGCCTTCGTGACGGGCTTCCCAGCCAATATTCTTGCCTTCTACACTTTCAGCAAGAAAGTGAGGCAGAAAAGCACGCCCATCGACATCCTGCTCCTCAACCTGACCATCTCCgacctcctctttctcctcttcctgccTTTCAAGATGCAGGAGGTGCTGAACAACATGATGTGGGAGATGCCCTACGCCCTCTGTCCGCTGTCTGGTTTCATCTTCTACATGACCATCTACAACAGCACCTTCTTCCTCACTGCTGTCAGTGTGGAGCGCTACCTGGGCGTCGCGTTCCCCATCCAGCACAGCCTGAAGCGTCGGCCGATCTATGCAGTGGCTGCCAGCATCTTTTGCTGGATCTTCTGCTTCCTCCACCTGAGCATTGTCTTCATCATTCCCTTAATCGGCCCGGAAAGCACTGAAAACTTTACAAATGCCACCCATGACCTGGGCGGCAAT GTGTGTTACGAGAACTTCACAGAGGCTCAGCTGAACGTCCTCCTTCCCGTACGTCTGGAGCTCTGCCTGGTGCTCTTCTGCATCCCCTTCCTGATCTGCAGCTTCTGCTACATCAACTTCATCCGGATCCTCTCCAAGCTGCGCCACATTGGCCGGCGCAGGCGTCTCCGGGCCATTGGCCTGGCTGTAGGGACGCTGCTGGTGTTCGCTGTCTGCTTCGGCCCCTACAACGTCTCGCACATCGTGGGTTTTATTACATGGAAGAGCCCCGACTGGAGAGACAAGGCCCTGCTGTGCAGCACCTTTAACGCCTGTCTAGACCCCTTTATTTTctacttctcctcctctgctgtgagGGGGACTGTGGGAAGTGTGATGGAGGGGGTTAAAAGACGGCTGAACAGGTGCCTGCCTTGTCACACGCTCTGGTCCTTTCGGGGAGGAATTAACAAGACTGCAGAAGATAAGGGACACAAACAACAAGAGATCAATGCTATCTGA
- the LOC115373807 gene encoding uncharacterized protein LOC115373807 produces MRSEKRLIPNSSRQSLLEKNQTSSLVISEVALEDSGLYYCEVNVLHRDPERGGGTRLIVLAPPSAPRIFLQTPSNPQIGRWALLCLTGGFHPSQLTLTWTYQSEVNIDHLPVSNCTLSSINPHSNLSEAPAPGALSSDWLEDSVPEHRPKCFQVMDNSSREVYLVSVFSLPLKQSLDAGITFTCRVQDHPAMTAALTASFTWDASPNELILYLNILKLCVLSGMTAVFLLEAIKHFCRQRKKLLP; encoded by the exons ATGAGGTCAGAAAAACGCCTCATCCCAAACTCATCCCGGCAGTCCCTGCTGGAGAAGAACCAAACGTCGTCCTTGGTGATCTCTGAGGTAGCACTGGAGGATTCTGGGTTGTATTACTGCGAAGTGAATGTTCTGCACAGAGATCCAGAGAGAGGGGGCGGCACTCGGCTCATAGTCTTGG CCCCACCCTCTGCCCCCAGAATATTCCTCCAGACTCCATCGAACCCGCAGATCGGTCGGTGGgctctcctctgtctcacaGGAGGCTTCCACCCGAGCCAGCTCACCCTCACCTGGACCTACCAGAGCGAGGTCAATATCGATCACCTGCCAGTCAGCAACTGCACCCTTTCTTCTATTAACCCTCACAGTAACCTCTCCGAAGCCCCAGCCCCAGGAGCCCTGTCTTCTGATTGGTTGGAGGACTCCGTGCCTGAGCATCGCCCCAAATGCTTCCAGGTGATGGACAACTCCAGCCGGGAAGTTTACCTCGTCAGTGTGTTCTCCCTCCCACTGAAACAATCGTTAGACGCGGGGATCACGTTTACCTGCCGGGTGCAGGATCACCCTGCAATGACCGCTGCTCTGACCGCCTCCTTCACCTGGG ATGCTTCCCCTAATGAGCTGATCTTATATTTGAATATTCTCAAGTTGTGTGTCCTCTCTGGGATGactgcagtgtttttattgGAAG CAATCAAGCATTTCtgcaggcagagaaagaaattGCTTCCTT GA